The genomic window CCATGTGCACAAGAACTGTTGCTCCTCGCAGCATCTGCAGCGGCACATCGGAGAGTGCGGCCTCCCTTGCGGAGGCTAACAAGTCGCAGAGCCCTGCTGTACAGAGAAGCAAACCTTTGCCAAGCTCGGAGAACAGCGCTTAGCTTATTAGCCAACACCTCTCAGGGCCATTGCATGCTTCCCTGTGTCTCCTCCCACCACTGCTAAATGGCAGCCTGCTCCTCTTCCTTTGGGAGCTGTACCCGGGCACCTGTGAAACCATGGTCACCTTGGGAGTGACCAATAGCAGCAGCAAGAAAAATGTGCGACCATGGCTTCATTGAGTGAGCTAGGAGGAAGGAGCAGGTTGGTCAGAAAGTCTGGGCCTTGGAGGGACAGAAGGTACTGGTTGGCATGGTGGGAATGTGGCCTTCAAATCCAGCCTGTCAGTGACGATAGCTGGTGCCTGATACTTGGCCTTAGCCCAGTTCTGGATGGACAGGTGCCCACATCCAaccagctggcactgctgctgccttccttgtGGCTGGTATCTGCATAGGAGCCCAAGGCCCCCAAGTGAGCAAGGCAGAGAGGAACCCCTAGAGCTCCTTTGTTGCAGGTCTGCTTGGGTTGGGAATGGTGAGCCCACTGAGCCACAGCTGTGGCACAGTGGCCTGGGAGCACCCTGGGAAACTTCACTGCTGGCTGTGCTGTGCCTGCTCTATGCATCAATTATAAGGCTTCACTCCCTGCCGGCGTCAGCCTGGCTCCTTTTGCCAGCGCTGACTTCACATGTGGAGCtgctgggagaagggaggagagaattCCAGATACGGGTCACGAGAGGCTTCCGTGGCAATGGGAGGGATGCACATGACCGCACGTGGTGTTCAGGCAGGCTTAGTCTCCCATTTGCTTGCCTGCCGCAGTGGCTGTTTGAGGCGTGAGTGGGCAGTGGTTCatgccacagcacagctctgagTGGTGACGTCTTCCCTCCTTTGTCTTTCCTCGTAGCTCCTTGCcagaagagaaaagcaaaacCAGCTCTTCCTTTGAGACCTGCCCGAAACCAAGCGAGAAGCAGGACTTGGACCAAGCAGAGATGGACCCTGAGCAAAAGCGGAGCCGGGCTCGGGAGCGCAGGCGGGAGGGGCGCTCCAAGACCTTTGACTGGGCCGAGTTCCGCCCCATCCAGCAAGCCCTGGCGCAGGAGAGAGCCAGCACGGCGGAGTCTGCCAAGGGCggcacccccaccttccccagggaACCCAGCGTGTTGGACACGGACGCTGGGGAGCTGGAGAGGGAGCGCGCGCGGCGGCGGGAGGAGAGGCGCAAGCGTTTCGAGATGACTGATGCTGTTGATGGGACGGGTTCGGAGGATGCGCTGCGGATGGAGGTGGACAGGGTCCCGGGCTTGCCCGTCACTACCGACGTCAAGCCGCAGAACGTTCACGTGGAGATCGAGCAGCGGTGGCACCAGGTGGAGACGACCCCCCTGCGCGAGGAGAAGCAGATCCCCATCATGCCCCTGCACCTGACGCACTCGGAGGATAGGGAGGACAGGCTCTCCAATCACCACCTAACCACGCTGCTAGAGAAGGAGGTAATGGGGGAGCCTGAGCCGTGACCTGCCTTAGCCTGTGCTGCAAGAGGTTTGCAACTGGGAAATGAGCAGTGGGATAGCTCAGGCCGGAGGCTGCATTTCAGTCCTATGTCAGGAGCAGAGGTGGTAAGTGGATGCTGTAGGGCCTGAGTGAAGAGATGCAGAACCCAGATCCATGTCCCTGGCATTCCCCTTTCCCTCTCATTTTGGTTGCGATCGCAGCTGTCACCACTCCCATCTGGATGGTTATTATGGTGGGCAGAGACAACTGTAgctgggtgcagggcccagggcaaatcagcctgtgcagggcctgaatgcagcagcagggatgggggagggtggcgagtggctggatgcaaagtcagcccagctccatagggCCCCCCAGAattcagggcctggggcaggaatGGGGACGCTTTGTCCTCCTTTTCCAACCAATCCATCCTGTAGTGATAGGGGCTGTGGATTTTGCTGTTCAGTAACAAGTCTCCCGTGGGGAGAACTGGGCAGCATTTGAACCCTGCTCTCCAGAGGGAAAAAGTAAGGATGTGACTACTCTGCCATTCAGCTTTGCATTCCAGCCCCATCCTTGAATGTGATTCTGCATGGGCGAATATGAACACACAATGCCTCAGCTAACCTAAACGCCTCTGGAGCATACAAAGATGGGTGCATttatctagaccagtggttcacctttttagacttgagacacTCCTGGATAGACTCAGCACACCTCTCGGAAAATACCGGCTCTTATTTCTCACTTTTGTTTGCctacagaaaaacaacagtaggttttttctgttgcagagaactttAGAGAGTCCACAACTgtggattcctagttgaaatctctgggtttatcttgtgaatcgtgtttgcaaaCCCAACTGCTACTATTTTGTGGCACCCCagagcacccttgaaaagatctccaggcaccccaggCAGCCTGGTGGAGGATCACTGATCTAGACCCTCCTTGCGGGGCCAACATTGAACAGTCTTATGTTTCAggaatgccacaaattagcttcTTCTTAAGCCCTTAGGAGAGGCGGATGGGAAGCACAATTTGCTTGGAATAGACCCCGGTCAGGAACAGCAGGGGTTGTGGgctgcagagcagccatgggccTGGGTTTAGAGTAGCCAGGTGAGTTGCAAATCAGAGATCCATTGAGGGCAGAAATCTGCACAGCATTGGCTGGGCCATGCCAGGTTCCAGCAAGGGGAGTTCATCCTCCACTTCAGCAAGCCTTAAAAATGAACCCAATTGACAATGTTTTTGTTGCTAGGAGGGGTTTTGGCAAAACAGCTAAGGCACAAATTATAgagggaggagaggcagccaTGAGAGAGCTCAGCCTACTCCACACACAGCAGCTGTGTACATCTTCCCTAGTCAATGCTTTTTGGTTCTTTGTTCTTTCCCAACAGCTGGAACAGAGCCAGAAGGAGGCACTGGACCTGCTCGAGCAGAACCGGCTCCTGCAGGACCAGCTGAAGGTAGCTCTGGGCCGGGAGCAGAGTGCCAGAGAAGGCTACGTGTTGCAGGTAGGAGGGCGGGGAAGGAGAGAGACATCTCCTTCATCTTTCGCTGCACCTGAAAATAAACCTGTTGGGCTTCAGTCCAGGGCACTCATGAACACATCTGGGCCAGAGTGGAAATGTGCAAAACTGACCACATGCCAAGACTTGGGTCTTTCTTACATGTCACTGTTCTCCTCTGCATCCATGAGGTCAGGTCTTCAGCTGTTCTTTTATGGTCCCAATGGTCTGAGATCGAGTGGAGGGACCCTTTTCCCTTTAGCGCTCATATCTATGTTGAGTCTTGGGATAAATTCACCAGCCATATTCTGCTGAGGAGAAAGGAGCCGTAGCAGACATGGCCTTGGCAGAGCTGTCAGTAATGTTTGTCCCAGCACATGTGCAAtcttacacatgcatgcacatctcTCATCTGTTCTGTACAGCCAGAGCCGGGACCAGTGGTTTGGCTACGTGGCCTTTCTTCCAGAGCGCTGTTCTTTGGCCACATGATGGACCTCTGAGTTGCTCTGTTTGGAATCCTGTTTTGGATTGGTTAAAGACGAAAGGGGAGCAGCTACTGAAAAGCTGTTCCCTTCCCCCAGGTGCCCAGATACAGCCAACAACAGCATCCTCAGAGGAGGAAAGTCTGTGGGGCTGCTTCAGGCTGGCCCGGCAAAAATGCTTTGTGCATGGCGTAGAGCTCACTCTTCCTTGGTTGCATCAACTCTGGGTCAAGGCAGCCATGTAGCTGTACTTGGCACTACCATGTTGGGGAGCTCTGGATTTGACACCCCAGCCTGTGTTCTCCCCTTGGCCTGGCTGAGCTGGGGCGGAGGTATACCTAGCCCAGGGAAGCACTATGTGTTTCCTTGCTATTACCCTTGGGAGAAGGGGGAGACTTGCATTGCAGTAGggcccagagaccccaggtgGTAGGCACAGTGCTCTGAAGCCATGACCTTCACACTCTTGGACATCAGGGGAGAGAGAAGCTACCAAAAGGAGAGTAGAGATCCTTCCAGGAGGAAACCTACATGTATCTAGTGAACAAGCCCGCTGTGCTGCAGGGaagtccctgccaccttcccccacTGATTTCCCAATAGCCAACTCAGGAGTCGATTTAACCCTGTTAAACTGAAAGAACAGCAAGACCAAGAGAACGTCCAAGGTTGGTGAGGGACCACCCGTGGGAAGGGGCAAAAACCTGCCCAGGCCTGTTGTCTGTTAACAATCTCCCTAGTGCCGCTTGGATTGGTGACTTCATGATGTGCAGCTGTAGCTTCCTGTTCCTAAATCATGCATTTGATCTTCTGTTGTGGTGGCAGCTCATGTTGGCCGTAGGCCCCAGGCAGAATCCCACATTTCCGCACCAAGAGGCCAGCTACTGTTTCCCTGGAGCAAAGACATCCTACCTCCCTTGGCTTGGAGCCTGGAAGATAGTCGGCTAGCACAAAATCAGCTACCCAGACCTGCTTCAAGCAGACTTCGGATGTCCAAGTCAGCCCTAATGCCTTTGGTGTTAGGACTGAAAGCAAAATCCCTAAGTAGCTTGTGCGTTCGTATAGTTAACATTTGCTCAAACTGTCATCCAAAAATCAAGTTGGATTTTGTTTTGGAGGGTTCAGAAAtgttctgctccctccccttagACACCCGCAATAGCAGCTTTGCATTTCCCAGTGTCAGTGGGAAGCAGAGGAGTCAGAATTCCCCATGAGCCTTGAGTATTCCTAACCCCTGGCAAGCAGGTAATGCCTGAAATTGGAAACGGTCCTGTTTTCATAAGTCTGCATCAACTTTAGAGCATTTGATCTGAATGAATCTCTGCATCTTCTGAGGtcttgcccagccctggcccctgccgcAGCCCCTTTCCTTCTGTAGATGCATGTTGATGTTGGGCATTAAAGCTCTGATTTGCGACAGCCCCAAAGATTCTGCGCATTTCTTAAAAATGCTGAAAAGGATGAACAGTAACCGGGACTGACGCATGCACCTTGCACTGAAGCCCTTTCTGGTCTCTTACAAACTCTCCTCCGTCTCTTGCTGTCCAGTTTAATCACGAGCGGTACATCTCAAACCTTTTGTCTGCTAACAGGTGGCGAAGTGCTAGACCTCACGCTTTCTCTTTCCAGGACCCCTGTAGTGTCTTCTCGCTCTGGTGGTGGAGGGTGGGAGCGGGCACTGTACTAACCTGTCCGGGGGGATACTCTTGCATGTTAAGCATGGGATCGATCTTACCGTAACTGAGTGTCACATCTGTGGGCTTTCCCTACCAGCAGACAGAGTACAGCAAGGCAGGCCAAACACCTAGGCTTAACGCTGTGCTCCTCTTGCCTCTTCCTGTTTGTGTATTTTTTTCAAGGTATTTAATTTCTGTTGCCTTTTGCATGACTCTCTGTGAGCTCTCTCTCTGCATGTGACACTGCTTTGGTTTGACTCTCacaaaggtttgtttgttttattttacattctcatcatgccttttttccccttcacttgcctcttgttttattttttacaggTAGCGATTTTAGATCCTTCCCACTTTTAAGCTTTAGCCATCCTATCTTTTTCAAAAGATGAGCCGCTAAAGAAGTCTGTTTAGCCATTGCAGAAATGACATCACTACGGCAGCCATCTCATCTTCCTGTGGCCTGGCAGGAAGTGATGTCATTCACTTTCAACCTCACTTCCTGTTGTTGCTCTTGTTCTATAAAACCTTGTTATCTGGAACTGTGCACTTTTTGTTTcaccacaaaacaaacaaacgcACCAAATTGAGCAGCTCTTCTGTCCGCCCgttcccatcccttccctccctccttttgtCCTCACTCTTTCTGATCGCTCTTGTTCTTCTGTCCCCGTTTTACTTGTTTCTTTTCCATTGCTTTGGTTTTGTTCAATTTTTCTTGTAGAGTTTGTTATATTAGAGCTGATTTGATGCTACtgtccatgttttctgttaatcAGAAGCAGCTGTCGCCCCATTTCAAAAAgttggtttatttaaaaaaaaaaaaaaaaaaaattacataccaAGAACAAAAACCATCTAAAATTGGAGCATGTGGGTAACAGCCAAAACAACCCAAGGAGCATTTCCATGGCCTGACTGGCCAGAGGTGTGACACTCAGAACTGGGAGCCAAGAGTGTTACTAACCTAGTATTTAATCAATTTTTTTAAGACCGAGGTGGCCGCCTCGCCATCGGGTGCCTGGCAGAGGCTCCATAAAGTCAATCAAGATCTCCAAAGCGAGCTGGAAGCCCAGTGCCAGCGTCAAGAGCTAATCAATCAGCAGATTCAGTCCTTGAAACGTAGCTATGGCGAAGCAAAGGATGTGATTCGGCACCATGAAGCTGAGATTCagagcctgcaggccagactCGGCAATGCCGCAGCGGAGTTGTCCATCAAAGAGCAAACTCTGGCCAAGCTGAAAAGTGACTTGAAGATGGAGAAGGAGAAAGCCAAAGAGCAGCTGGAGGAGTGGCAGCACAGTGAGACCACTCTGAGCTCCCAGTTAAAAGTCAGCGAGCAAAAGTTAAAGGCGGCAGAGGCGCTGCTGCTAGAAAAGACGCAGGAACTGAGGGACCTCGAAGTGCAGCAGGCACTGCAAAGGGACCACCAGAAAGAAGTGCAGAGGCTCCAAGATAGGATTGCAGACCTGAGCATGCAGCTGAGCGCTAGTGAACGGGCCCGCATCCTAATGGAGGAGAAGCTGCAGAAGAATTATGAGGCTTTGCTGGAAAGCTGCGAGAAGGAAAAGCAGGTTTTAATACAGAGTTTGAAGGAGGTGGAGGACAAGGCCAACGAGTATGAGAATCAGCTGCAAAACAATGAGCAGCAAATGGAGATTCTTCAGAAAGAGAAGCTGAATGCAAAATGTGAAGGCAGCGAGATCGTGCACCAGCTTGAGGAGCAGCTGGAGATGAAGGAGGCCAGCATCCAGAAACTGGCTGAGCATATTGAGGAGCTGGAAAGGGAGAGAGATCAGATAAAATGTAGGTTCCAAGAGCTCATGAATCAAGTTGCTGAGTCTGATAATGAGGTTGCCAAGCTGCAGGCAAAGTTGAAAATGGAAGAGACCAACTATCAGAACCTGGAGCACTCGTATGAGGAAGTATCAGATCAATTCCAGAGCATGCAAGAAGTGttaaaagaaaaggaggaagagctGAGACATGTGAAGGAAATGCACTTGAGAATTGTTGAGAAGAAAGACCAAGACCTCAATGAGGCTCTGGTGAAAATGGCTGCTTTGGGTAGCAGTTTGGAGGAAACTGAAGTGAAGCTACAGGCCAAAGAAGACGCTTTACAGAAGTTAGCTAATGCAGGCTCAGGACCGTGTGCTGAAGATGCAGAAGACTTCTGCACTAATCTTGAGGCTGATGAAAATCCTAATCCAGAACTGGGACAGCATCTCCAAACTCGCGATGAACTTCCAGGTTTGCATTACACCCCAAAAGATGATGATGAAGGTACTGAGACCAGCCAAAGGCAGGCTGCTGAACTCACCGTGTCAAGTATGGAAGAACCGGTGTCTCCATCCAAGTCTCTAGAGCTTCAAGACAGAGATATCGTTCAGAAAATCTTAGCAAAGCCTGAGACAGGATTTGTAGGTGCCAAAAGGCAAAGAATCCGTTTCTCGAACATCCAGTGCCAAAAATATATCCACGCAGATGGGTCAGAGAAGAACTGGACTAGTAGCACATCTTCAGACACGAGCCAGGACCGGTCATTGTCTGAAGAAAGCATGTCATCAGAACTGCCTCTTGGTTACCCGTCCTCAGGAGCCAGTGACTCGGAGACTTATCTTTCAATCATCCATTCCTTGGAAACAAAACTTTACATTACGGAAGAAAAGCTCAAAGATGTGACCTTGAAACTGGAAAGTCAGCAAGGTCACAACCAAGAGACCCTGATAGCCCTTCACCATCAGTGGGCCAGCACAGAgtctcagctgagggagcagcTCCAAACGAGCCTGTCCCAAGTCAGTGCTCTGGTTTCGCAGTTGGAAACTGAGAGGCAGGAAAAGTTCAAGATGGTAGAAAATCATGTTAGTGAGCTGGGGGATTTCCAAATGAAAAACGGCCAAGCACTGACCTGCTTGGAGAAATGCCGAGAGCAGCTAAGAGCTTTGCCTAATTCTgacaaggaaaaagaaagcaatttGTTTCTTATGACTCTGTCCAGCATGGAAACCACCTTAGCAAATGCAGTCCAAGTCTTGCAGGGAGCGCCCGTCTCACCTGATCATCAGCCGAGGGACAGCCGTCTAGCTGAAACGGCACAAGTAGAAGGAAGTTTGTTCGATGAAGAGAAACAAGTTTCCCAGCAGCGTCAAGCTGAGATGTTTGATAGAGACCACTTGAGGTTGCTTTCTGAGAGAGTAGCATTCGAAGCCTCCCTGATCAACCAAATAGCAGACTCTCTGAAAAATGCAAGCTCTGAGATTTCCCAGATTCTCCAGGAGATTCACGGGACAGCTGAGGTGGCGTTATTAGAGCCAGCAAATGTTTCTCACACAGCTATTGCATTGGCCAACCTCTTATCAAAGAAGCTGTTACTGGAAGGTGAATTCTGGAGCCAGGTAGAAGAACTGAGAAAGCACTTAGGCACCAAAGACAAGGAGGTAGAAGGCAAAATGGAAACGGTTAGTTTTAGTTTTCCACAATGCCTTGTCCACACGATAGCAGACGCCTCATTGATCAGGGCAGAACTTGGTTTTGTTGCGCAGAAAGTGAGAGAGTCTTTTCATCAGAGGCTAAAAACAATTGAAGAAGACCTCCATAATACCAAAACCGCTCTCCAGCAGCATAAATGCATGTTGGAAGAAATCATCAAAGCATACAGGACCCCTGAATTTGACAGGGTTATGCATCAAATTTCTGAAGCGCTCGAGATCCAAAAAGACGTTTCAGACCAGACCCAGGTCTGTTGGGGTGGGAGTCATCCAGAAGTGGTGCTGCATCAGGACCCAGTCAAGATGGAGGAGGGCCAGAGTTTGACAGAGCAGAGTAGTGAAACTCTTGTTGCTATTCAAGAAGATCTTGCCCTACAGCTGAAAGATAAAGCAAATATTCTTAAGGAAATATCTGTTGCCTTACTATCCCTG from Alligator mississippiensis isolate rAllMis1 chromosome 13, rAllMis1, whole genome shotgun sequence includes these protein-coding regions:
- the MPRIP gene encoding myosin phosphatase Rho-interacting protein isoform X3, coding for MSAKENPCRKFQANIFNKSKCQNCFKPRESHLLNDEDLNQAKPIYGGWLLLAPEGTDFDNPVHRSRKWQRRFFILYEHGLLRYALDEMPTTLPQGTINMNQCTDVVDGESRTGQKFSLCILTPEKEHFIRAENKEIISGWLEMLIVYPRTNKQNQKKKRKVEPPTPQEPGPAKMAVTSSNIPSAEKVPATKSTLWQEEMRGKDQADGSSSLSPVQSPVQNQAAPASSLKEPVLESKEDESSMNGDRLDCGRKARVESGYFSLEKTKQDSKLEEQQLLPPPSPPSPSTPNNRRSQVIEKFEALDIENSEHMETNVLPGSALSSETRQGRSEKRVFPRKRDSETAAVGSIPEVSASPLSPHRRAKSLDRRSTESSMTPDLLNFKKGWLTKQYEDGQWKKHWFVLTDQSLRYYRDSKAEEAADLDGEIDLSTCYDVTEYPVQRNYGFQIHTKEGEFTLSAMTSGIRRNWIQTIMKHVRPTTAPDVTSSLPEEKSKTSSSFETCPKPSEKQDLDQAEMDPEQKRSRARERRREGRSKTFDWAEFRPIQQALAQERASTAESAKGGTPTFPREPSVLDTDAGELERERARRREERRKRFEMTDAVDGTGSEDALRMEVDRVPGLPVTTDVKPQNVHVEIEQRWHQVETTPLREEKQIPIMPLHLTHSEDREDRLSNHHLTTLLEKELEQSQKEALDLLEQNRLLQDQLKVALGREQSAREGYVLQTEVAASPSGAWQRLHKVNQDLQSELEAQCQRQELINQQIQSLKRSYGEAKDVIRHHEAEIQSLQARLGNAAAELSIKEQTLAKLKSDLKMEKEKAKEQLEEWQHSETTLSSQLKVSEQKLKAAEALLLEKTQELRDLEVQQALQRDHQKEVQRLQDRIADLSMQLSASERARILMEEKLQKNYEALLESCEKEKQVLIQSLKEVEDKANEYENQLQNNEQQMEILQKEKLNAKCEGSEIVHQLEEQLEMKEASIQKLAEHIEELERERDQIKCRFQELMNQVAESDNEVAKLQAKLKMEETNYQNLEHSYEEVSDQFQSMQEVLKEKEEELRHVKEMHLRIVEKKDQDLNEALVKMAALGSSLEETEVKLQAKEDALQKLANAGSGPCAEDAEDFCTNLEADENPNPELGQHLQTRDELPGLHYTPKDDDEGTETSQRQAAELTVSSMEEPVSPSKSLELQDRDIVQKILAKPETGFVGAKRQRIRFSNIQCQKYIHADGSEKNWTSSTSSDTSQDRSLSEESMSSELPLGYPSSGASDSETYLSIIHSLETKLYITEEKLKDVTLKLESQQGHNQETLIALHHQWASTESQLREQLQTSLSQVSALVSQLETERQEKFKMVENHVSELGDFQMKNGQALTCLEKCREQLRALPNSDKEKESNLFLMTLSSMETTLANAVQVLQGAPVSPDHQPRDSRLAETAQVEGSLFDEEKQVSQQRQAEMFDRDHLRLLSERVAFEASLINQIADSLKNASSEISQILQEIHGTAEVALLEPANVSHTAIALANLLSKKLLLEGEFWSQVEELRKHLGTKDKEVEGKMETVSFSFPQCLVHTIADASLIRAELGFVAQKVRESFHQRLKTIEEDLHNTKTALQQHKCMLEEIIKAYRTPEFDRVMHQISEALEIQKDVSDQTQVCWGGSHPEVVLHQDPVKMEEGQSLTEQSSETLVAIQEDLALQLKDKANILKEISVALLSLSPEEAIQDCQKLLKVSQSMGDLERYSSLLVQDAVIQAQVCYGACRVRLEYERQLKFYKESLQNMDTLCQERGQAVAVLREEYEDLLRKQRSEYGEMITILERENADLQAKVSQLENQRRLLEEEEHKRSKSISELKSRYEEEIRNVIEQLNRTEDTLKAERAEGLNQLDAVVRDKQDMERYHLEQMQTLEDRFQAKVKELQVIHSEELQTLQEHYSQNLQRLQGTLDDYQRQHPEAVPSQGPGTARTAEQPSGGMQLSESELNSMHGLRERIQELEAQMDAMRDELENKHLEGSTATLREKYQKDFENLKATCERGFAAMEETHQKKIEDLQRQHQRELEKLREEKDRLLAEETAATISAIEAMKNAHREELERELEKSQRSQISSVNADIEALRRQYLEELQSVQRELEVLSEQYSQKCLENAHLAQALEAERQALRQCQRENQELNAHNQELNNRLAAEITQLRTLLTGEGGGEAAGSPLTQGKDAYELEVLLRVKESEIQYLKQEISSLKDELQTALREKKYASDKHKDIYTELSIVKAKADCDISRLKEQLKAATEALGEKSPENTSVSGYDIMKSKSNPDFLKKDRSSVSRQLRNIRSKSVIEQVSWEN
- the MPRIP gene encoding myosin phosphatase Rho-interacting protein isoform X4, whose translation is MVRRRGALGRAAVGEEGAEIQAKPIYGGWLLLAPEGTDFDNPVHRSRKWQRRFFILYEHGLLRYALDEMPTTLPQGTINMNQCTDVVDGESRTGQKFSLCILTPEKEHFIRAENKEIISGWLEMLIVYPRTNKQNQKKKRKVEPPTPQEPGPAKMAVTSSNIPSAEKVPATKSTLWQEEMRGKDQADGSSSLSPVQSPVQNQAAPASSLKEPVLESKEDESSMNGDRLDCGRKARVESGYFSLEKTKQDSKLEEQQLLPPPSPPSPSTPNNRRSQVIEKFEALDIENSEHMETNVLPGSALSSETRQGRSEKRVFPRKRDSETAAVGSIPEVSASPLSPHRRAKSLDRRSTESSMTPDLLNFKKGWLTKQYEDGQWKKHWFVLTDQSLRYYRDSKAEEAADLDGEIDLSTCYDVTEYPVQRNYGFQIHTKEGEFTLSAMTSGIRRNWIQTIMKHVRPTTAPDVTSSLPEEKSKTSSSFETCPKPSEKQDLDQAEMDPEQKRSRARERRREGRSKTFDWAEFRPIQQALAQERASTAESAKGGTPTFPREPSVLDTDAGELERERARRREERRKRFEMTDAVDGTGSEDALRMEVDRVPGLPVTTDVKPQNVHVEIEQRWHQVETTPLREEKQIPIMPLHLTHSEDREDRLSNHHLTTLLEKELEQSQKEALDLLEQNRLLQDQLKVALGREQSAREGYVLQTEVAASPSGAWQRLHKVNQDLQSELEAQCQRQELINQQIQSLKRSYGEAKDVIRHHEAEIQSLQARLGNAAAELSIKEQTLAKLKSDLKMEKEKAKEQLEEWQHSETTLSSQLKVSEQKLKAAEALLLEKTQELRDLEVQQALQRDHQKEVQRLQDRIADLSMQLSASERARILMEEKLQKNYEALLESCEKEKQVLIQSLKEVEDKANEYENQLQNNEQQMEILQKEKLNAKCEGSEIVHQLEEQLEMKEASIQKLAEHIEELERERDQIKCRFQELMNQVAESDNEVAKLQAKLKMEETNYQNLEHSYEEVSDQFQSMQEVLKEKEEELRHVKEMHLRIVEKKDQDLNEALVKMAALGSSLEETEVKLQAKEDALQKLANAGSGPCAEDAEDFCTNLEADENPNPELGQHLQTRDELPGLHYTPKDDDEGTETSQRQAAELTVSSMEEPVSPSKSLELQDRDIVQKILAKPETGFVGAKRQRIRFSNIQCQKYIHADGSEKNWTSSTSSDTSQDRSLSEESMSSELPLGYPSSGASDSETYLSIIHSLETKLYITEEKLKDVTLKLESQQGHNQETLIALHHQWASTESQLREQLQTSLSQVSALVSQLETERQEKFKMVENHVSELGDFQMKNGQALTCLEKCREQLRALPNSDKEKESNLFLMTLSSMETTLANAVQVLQGAPVSPDHQPRDSRLAETAQVEGSLFDEEKQVSQQRQAEMFDRDHLRLLSERVAFEASLINQIADSLKNASSEISQILQEIHGTAEVALLEPANVSHTAIALANLLSKKLLLEGEFWSQVEELRKHLGTKDKEVEGKMETVSFSFPQCLVHTIADASLIRAELGFVAQKVRESFHQRLKTIEEDLHNTKTALQQHKCMLEEIIKAYRTPEFDRVMHQISEALEIQKDVSDQTQVCWGGSHPEVVLHQDPVKMEEGQSLTEQSSETLVAIQEDLALQLKDKANILKEISVALLSLSPEEAIQDCQKLLKVSQSMGDLERYSSLLVQDAVIQAQVCYGACRVRLEYERQLKFYKESLQNMDTLCQERGQAVAVLREEYEDLLRKQRSEYGEMITILERENADLQAKVSQLENQRRLLEEEEHKRSKSISELKSRYEEEIRNVIEQLNRTEDTLKAERAEGLNQLDAVVRDKQDMERYHLEQMQTLEDRFQAKVKELQVIHSEELQTLQEHYSQNLQRLQGTLDDYQRQHPEAVPSQGPGTARTAEQPSGGMQLSESELNSMHGLRERIQELEAQMDAMRDELENKHLEGSTATLREKYQKDFENLKATCERGFAAMEETHQKKIEDLQRQHQRELEKLREEKDRLLAEETAATISAIEAMKNAHREELERELEKSQRSQISSVNADIEALRRQYLEELQSVQRELEVLSEQYSQKCLENAHLAQALEAERQALRQCQRENQELNAHNQELNNRLAAEITQLRTLLTGEGGGEAAGSPLTQGKDAYELEVLLRVKESEIQYLKQEISSLKDELQTALREKKYASDKHKDIYTELSIVKAKADCDISRLKEQLKAATEALGEKSPENTSVSGYDIMKSKSNPDFLKKDRSSVSRQLRNIRSKSLKEGLTVQERLKLFESRDLKKD